TCCAAACCGATACAAACATTAGCCAGTTCAATGAGAGGAGCTAATTTCTCTCTTGCTTCGGCAAAGGAATTCCATAGACTTGCCCTATAGTTCAAATCAAATGAAATTTTTACCCCTTTTTCTTGGGCCATTTTCATCAATCGGTAGGCCAATTCATAGGTGTCATCATTCAAGGCTGCTGTGATACCACTCACGTGAAACCAATCTACTTGATCAAAGACTCCTTCTAATGGATAATCAGGATAGGTTGCCTGTGAAAAAGAAGAAAACTCCCGATCATAAATCACCTGACTAGCACGAACAGAAAAACCTTTTTGATAATAATAGAGTCCCAAGCGCCCTTTGTGCTTAATCAGATAGTGTTGCTCAATTTGACGAGCAAATAAGAAATGCTCTGCCATTTTTCCAAGCTCATTATCAGGAATCGCTGAAATCAATGACGTTTTATGTCCTAACTGAGCCAGGGTTGCAAGTACATTTAATTCCGATCCTCCGAATTGACATTCCAAACAACTAGCCTGAAGCATTGTCTGATAATTTGGTGGAGATAAGCGCAATAATATTTCGCCCAAACCTACTACTTTCTTCATTTCTTAGCCTCCTGAAAAAATTAGCCCAGCTTATCATTGCCAGGCTATCATTATTCTAATAGTCTCTTATTTTTCCTCAACGTCATATTTAGTGACATCGACATAATCCATATCTGATAGCGGTACATTTTTCGCAATCGCTTGGACTCGTTCTTCGTCTTTTGCTGCTTTCATGACATGAATTTTCTCTTGAACTTGTGCCATCGTCACTTGATCCAATGTATAGAACTTCATAAGGAATAAGGAAATCAACAGCATCGCTGCTGGTACAAACACAAGCAAGGTAATAATTGCACCTTTTAAGGCTGGTGACAATGGCGTTTCTGCTGTCGGATATGCCTTTGCAAAACCAATTCCTGCCAAGACAAAACCAACTACCATTGGAGCAAATGAAGAAGCAATCGAATCTGTCAATGAGAAGATTGTTCCAATCATTCCGGATACATAACGGCCTGAAACAGATGTCTCATAGTCAGAAATATCTGCCCCCATTGTCAAGACTAGTCCAGAAGGTGCTGTTGCAAATGACCGCAACGCATACAAAACAACAAATGCTACACTGTATAGATTCCATTTCACGAAATCGAGTGAACCAGGACCTCCAAAATAGAGTAAGGTTCCAAGTAGAATCATCACGACAATCCCAATCTGCAAGGAAGTAACGTAGGCTTTACGCAGACCTTTTTTCCGTGCAAGAGTTGCAGCTGAAACAATGACAAGAATATTTGGAATCACCATCAAGCCAGAAATAGCACCTGAAAGAGCATAATTTCCAAATAAAATACCGAACAACATAACAACAACAACAGAATCACTAAATAATTGAGCAACAAATTTTACAAGGGCTGCTGAAATCGATAGGACTTGCAATGGACGATTGCCTTTGATGATTTTCCAATAATCTTTGAGGGTTGTTTTCTGTGTTTTTTCTTCACCCAAACCAAAGTATTTTTTATTATCTTTTTGCCAAATACCAATAACTGATAAGACTGCTAGCACTGCAGAAATACTAATAACACCCAGCATCAACTCTGCAAAGAAGCCTTCTGTAAATCCTCCATGTTTTGGAACAAGATAGCTTGAAATCACAATTTGACTACCTGAAAAAAGAATAGCAGACATGATTCCATCCACAATATTAAAGATTGGACGTTGCTTTGGATCATTGGTAAGAGCTGTTTGACCTGCTTTAGTAATCGTCTGTTGCAAAGAATAGCCAATTTTGTGAATAAGCAAAGCGACAATAAACAAAGGCATTGTCATCGCACTTCCAAAATGATGAATATTGAACAAGAACACAAACGATAGAGCGGTAATAATATTCCCCAATACTAGGATAGGACGATATTTCCCAAATTTAGTATCCGTCTTATCAATCAAAACACCAATCGCAGGATCAATAAATCCATCAAAAATACGAATATACCCCATCAATTGACTAACAAATAAAACAGCTAGTCCTAGGACACCCGTTGAAAAATACGTTACAAAACTAAAAGCTACTAGATAAATATTTGTAGATGTATTGTTGGTCGCAAATAAAATAATTTGCCACAATTTTGCACGATTATAGGTCACATCAGCTGTTCTTTGTTCAACTGTTTTGTCCATTTGAAAATCTCCTATTTTCTATATTTTTCCACAACATTATTTGAAAGCGCTTTTGTTGTACCTTTATTGTATAATTCATCTGATGTTTTGTCAACAATTTTTGCGTATTTTTTCTAAAAAAGGCATTTTTAGGGAAAAACAAGCTAAAATACATCTGATAATTAACAAAAATAGGTCAGAGGACTTTCAAGTCTTCTGACCACTTCCTTCTCATATTATAAATCTCGTCTATACGAATACCCTTTTTCTGTCTCCCTTTGAATCTCAAATCCGCAAGCAGTAAAACATTTCTGGGAAGCGTAGTTCCCCTTATAGATTTCCCTGACATGTAGTGCAGAATAGCCTCGTTTTTTGGCCTCTGCGACTAGAGCTTGAACAATCTTTTTCCCAAGTCCTTGTCCCCGATAGGCTGAATCCCCAATCACAATTGGCAAATCATTCTGTGAAAAGGTGACATCGCCAATTGCCTTCCAGTCCGTTTCCTCTTGAACTTCAATCGTATAGAGCTCACCTACCTGATCCAAGTAAGCATACATTCGCTGTAATTTTTCAAGACTGTAGCTTTCCCTCACTCCATCTACAAGATAAACCACTTCTTGATTCTGATACCAAGTAAGAGCTTCGCTATCATTTGGTTTACCACGCCTTAAGCGCAGTTTTTCTTCAATCTCAATCATCTCATCTCCTACTGGTTAAGATGAATCTTCCCACTGTAATAATCAATAATTAAACCTTGCTGGACATTTGGGACAAAAACATTAAACTCCAGACTGCCGTCTGCTGCTTTCGCTTCCAAATGACTTCCTACTGGCACTAAATCTTCCTGCGATTGATAGATCAATGTCACTCGATACCGTACCCGTTTATTTTGATCTAAGGCTCTACGTATCTGTGTTTCAAAATAATTTTGACCTGTCGCATCTGGGCGATTGGATTGGTTGGACCACGCAGTCTGGACGGCTATATTTTTAGGGTTACTGGTTGAAGCATCGTACCCTTTTAACCCACCAACTAAGGAATAAGCTAATAAGTGCCCTCTATCAATGGCATGGTTGTATTCCCCTTCTAAATGCCTTACTTGGTGCCAACCAGCTGGCTTCCAATTGGTTGGACCATTTCCAGTTTCTTCACGCTTTTGATACTGACGGGTTGCCTTACTTAAAAGAGCATTTGCGACAGTTGGTACCAGTTTCCCCTGCGCAGTCTTAGTTCGATTATCTGCATAAGGAGCGCTCGCTACAGAGGCGTCCAAATCAGTTTGATTGCCATTGACAATGAAAGCACCTGCTCCGTTGTAGACAAGGTCAGCTCCCAACTGGACCCGTACTGTATCCGTCAAAACGGAACGTGCTAGCTCTTCTGAAGGCCTAGATGTAGCGGTTTCTACTCTAGTAACTGGTCGATGAGATACGGTCGAAGGTTCTTCTGCCCAAAAATAACCACCAGCCACCAGTAAGAGTGTGATCACTAGGCTAGCTAGACTCATACTCTGTTTTTTTGTTTTTTTCCTTGCCATATTACTCCTAACAAAATCTACAGTGAAAGAGGCTGAACCATCGTACTCAGCCTACTCATCTTCTTAACTTGAACTGTTTTCTATTTTAATGGCTGAACCAAACCAGCCTATCCTAGAACATGGCAGTCACTGATGACTACTTTCCTGTAAATTTACCAATCAATTCCTGCCATTTTTCAGGGGATAAAATAGCCCAAATATTGCTACCATCTCCAATGACACCATAACCAACCATGAGTCCAATTGCAAAAATAATCAGTGCCAAAAGAATAACAAAGAGAATCAATAGTATTTGATTGCCAACAAAACGTAGATTTTCTTTTTGATCCATCTATTTTTCTCCATTAATGCGTTCAATATCTGCCCCTAAGGCAGCCAATTTCTCATGGAAACGGTAATACCCACGATCCAAATGTGTTAATTTTCCGACAGTTGTCACACCTTCGGCTACTAACCCTGTCAGAATAAGAGCAGCACTGGCTCTCAAATCTGTTGACATGACTTCTGCTCCCTGAAGCGTATTACCACCGGTAATAATAGCCGTATCACGTAAAATATCTGAGTGCAAATCCATCCGACGCAACTCTTCCAAATGCTGAAAACGATTTTCGAAAACTGTCTCAATCATGGTTGATTCACCCTTAGCCACAGCCATTAATGCTGTAAACTGAGCCTGCATATCAGTCGGAAAACCTGGATGTGGTAAGGTCTTGACTGTCACAGGTTTCAATTGTTCCACAGATGACCGAACGCGAATCCCCTCGTCTTCCTCCCTGACATCAATACCCATTTCCTGCATTTTAGAAATCAAGGGACGATTATGCTCCCAAATCGCATCTTTAACTAAGACATCTCCACCAGTCATGGCTGCTGCAACCATAAAGGTTCCTGCCTCAATTCGGTCTTGAACAACCTGGTGTTCTGCTCCATGTAGACTAGATACCCCCTTGATACTAATCGTTTCCGTTCCTGCTCCCTTGACTTTGGCTCCCATTTTATTGAGGAAAATTGCTAAATCAACAATTTCAGGCTCCCGCGCCGCATTTTCAATGACCGTAGTCCCCTCAGCTAGGGTAGCTGCCATCATGAGGTTTTGGGTTGCTCCCACACTTGGAAAATCCATGTAGAGATGGGTTCCTTTCAAGCGCTCAGCTCTTGCTTCAAGATAACCCGCACGCTGATGAATCTCTGCTCCCATTGCTTCCAAACCTTTTAAATGCAAATCAATCGGACGACTACCAATCGTGCAACCCCCAGGCATGGACACCTTGGCATAGCCATTGCGAGCTAAGATAGGGCCCAATACAACGATAGAAGCCCTCATTTGATTGACATATTTATAGGGCGCTTCGCTTCCCAATTCGCCTTGTGCATCAACCAAAATCTCTTTCTTGTCTTGATCAAATGCAACCCTTACTCCTAGCCCATCAACCACACGATTCATGGTGAACACATCCGACAAAATCGGCACATGTAGCAAACGTGACTGCCCCTCACTCGCTAAGATTGCTGCAGCTAATAAGGGCAAAACTGCATTCTTAGCCCCTTCAATGGTCACTTCACCTTTAAGGCGAGTTTTCCCACCTCTGACAATAATTTTATCCATTTTTATTTCCTTTTACTACTATCTGCTCATCCAAAAGGAAAGCTGATTCCGTTTCTACTTTTTTAATGTCCTTCTAGCGGAGAACTTCTGTTAGATTGCGGCTAATGGATAAGACATCCAAAAAGAAAGCAGAGACCAAGTAGCCTAACGCAATCGCCACAAATACAATGAATAGTTGAATTTTCTTTTGATTTTCTGCCGTCCCTTTTACCAACTTCGACCAATCGACTACTGACAACAATAAGTAATGGGCAAGGTAGATAAATAAAAGATGACTACAAACCGTTACCAATGATTTAACCATGCTTTCATTATACCAAAAATTTCTAAAAATTCGTATTTTGAAAAACATCCTGTCTACTCGAGCATGAAAAAGAGGCTGAGCCAAAAGTGCCCAGCCCCGATTCCTTTATAGATTTAACAGTTTGACGCATATCAATAGTCAAGGGAGTGACTATTGATACCTGAGCCTAGAAATTCAAAAGCGAGGACTGTCGGCTTTGTAAAACGTTGATAAATCAACATTCTACAAACTGCGTCAACCTTGCGGGGTAAGAGTAAACGAATCCAGTAGATTCGTTTAGCCCGAACCTAGAAATAAAGGAGTGAGGATAATCGATTTCTGCGAAATACCGATTTTTGTCTCACTCCCTTTACAGTATTCATTTCTTCTACGATTACTTTTGACCAACACGAATCCGATTAATCGCCCGTTGGAGGGCAATGGCTGCCCGTCTTTCCATATCAATATTCTGTGCATGCTGGGCTTCTTCTAGCTCTCTTTCAGCTCGAAGTTTCGCACGCTCGGCACGACTGACATCAATATCACGATCCCGTTCAGCCGAATCAGATACAATGGTAATCAAATCTTTTGAAATTTCAATAATACCGCCATTGACCGCAATCCAATCCACATGATTTTCATCATCGATCCGGCGCACCTTGATCTCATCAATCGCTAGCACAGCAATCAATTCAACGTGCCCAGGATAAATCCCTAGCTCGCCTTCCGTTGTTCGAACGAGTACGAAAGCCGCATGGTGATCATACCGAATACCGTCTGGCGTTACAATTTGTACGGTCATTTGTGCCATAAAACACCTCTAAAATCTCATCTTGGCTGCTTTTGCAATCACATCATCAATTGAACCAACATTGCGGAAAGCGTCTTCTGGTAATGTATCATGCTTACCATCCAAGATTTCTTTAAAGCCACGTACTGTTTCAGCAACTGGTACGTATGAACCTGGCATACCAGTGAATTGCTCTGCAACATTAAAGTTTTGTGATAAGAAGAATTGAATGCGACGAGCACGACCAACCAAGGTCTTTTCATCATCAGACAATTCATCCATTCCCAAGATAGCAATAATATCTTGTAACTCTTGGTAGCGTTGCAAGACGCGTTTTACTTCCATAGCGACCGCATAATGCTCTTCTCCAACAACTTCAGGCGCCAAGGCACGTGAACTAGAGGCAAGAGGATCCACGGCTGGATAAATCCCCAACTGAGTCAATTTCCGCTCTAAGTTAGTCGTTGAATCCAAATGCGCAAAGGCTGTTGCTGGCGCTGGGTCAGTATAGTCATCGGCTGGGACATAAATCGCTTGAATAGATGTTACGGAACCTTTTTTAGTTGAGGTAATCCGCTCCTGCAATTGTCCCATTTCAGTTGCTAGGGTTGGTTGATACCCTACAGCTGACGGCATCCGACCCAAGAGGGCAGAAACTTCAGAACCCGCTTGCGTAAAACGAAAGATATTGTCGATGAACAATAGCACATCCTGACCTTCGACATCACGGAAGTATTCTGCAATCGTCAAGCCAGTCAAGGCAACCCGCATACGAGCACCTGGCGGTTCATTCATCTGTCCAAACACCATGGCTGTTTTTTCAATAACACCTGATTCTTTCATTTCCCAGTAAAGGTCATTCCCTTCACGAGTCCGCTCACCAACACCAGTAAATACTGAAATACCACCGTGTTCTTGAGCGATATTGTGAATCAATTCTTGGATAAGAACCGTTTTACCAACACCGGCACCACCAAAGAGACCGACTTTCCCCCCCTTCAAATAAGGAGCTAGGAGGTCAATAACTTTAATACCTGTTTCCAAAATCTCTGTTGCAGTTGATAATTCATCAAATGTCGGAGCTTTTTTATGAATCGGATGACGTTCCACTACCTCGTCAAATGGTGTCTCCAAGTCAATCGTATCACCTAGAACGTTAAAGACACGACCAAGCGTTTCCTTCCCAACAGGGACAGAAATGGGATGTCCAGTGTCGAGAACTTCCATTCCACGAGTCAAGCCATCTGTTGATTCCATAGCAATGGTTCGAACAACACCATCGCCTAGCTCCAATGCAACCTCAAGCACGACTTTTTGTTTTGATTCATCGTTCTTATAAACGACAAGTGCGTTGTTAATCTCAGGAAGCTTATCATCAGCCGAAAATGCCACATCGACAACCGGCCCAACAACCTGAGTAATTTTGCCTGAACTCATTTTTTCTCCTTTATACAAGATACAAAGGACGTCAAGAGCACAGTAAAAATAGGAGATTGACGATGTGTTCGATGAACACAAGGAAATCTATCTTTTTTACACAGCTCTTAGTCCGTGTTCAATTTATTAAGATATGAGAGCGTTTAAAGCACACAGTGAAAATAGGGAATCTGACGAAGAGTTAGAAAACTCTAGGAAGATTTATCCCTAAAGGGAGCCTCAGTTGTAACCAACTAAAGTTGGAACATCTGCGTCTCTTTTTTACACAGCTCTTAGTCCGTGTTCAATTAAACAAAATCCGAGAACCGTTTAAAGCACACTCTGTAGCTTTCTCCTACTCTTCAAGAAAGCTGAAAAATACTAACTACTCTTGAATCATCTAGTCAAGAGCGCTTGCTCCTGCTACGATTTCTGTAATTTCCTGTGTAATTGCTGCCTGACGCGCCCGATTGTAACGAATGGTCAACTCATCAATCACACTCTTAGCATTATCTGTTGCTGTCTGCATGGCTACCATACCCGCAGCATTCTCAGCCGTTTTAGCGTCTAAAATCGCACCATATATCGTTGATTCTGCATATTGTGTCAAGAGTTGTCCCAAAAGCGCATCCCTACTTGGTTCCAGTTCAAAGGTAGCCGTATAGCCATCTGCCTCATTGTGATCCAAATCTTCGACTGGTAACATCTGCTGTACACGCACTTGACGACTCAAACTATTTATATGGTGATTGTAGCAGACATACAATTCATCAAAAATCTCGTTTTTATACATCTCAACAGATTTTGAAATGATTTTCTGAACATCATCAAAACTTGGATTGTCCGCTAAGCCACGCAATTCGAAGATTGGTTGAATGCCTCTTGCTCGAAAGAAATCCGCTCCCATGCCACCGATAGCAATGATTTCATACTCATCCTTGCTAGTATGGTCCTGCTCAATCATTTCCATAACAGCCTTGAGAATCATCGCATTGTAGCTCCCCTTCAAACCACTATCAGAGGTAATCACAATATAGCCTGATTTTTGGATTGGCCGACGAATCAACATAGGGTTGGTCGAGCCTTCCATCAATTCACCACGGAGCAAGTCTGTCGTAATTTTCCGAACCTTGCTAGCATAAATCTGAAAGGACTTTGCCAATTGCTCTGATTTAGCTAGTTTGGCAGCCGATACCATCTGCATCGCACCTGTGATTTGACTGGTTTTCTTTGTAGAGGCAATTTTTGTTTTTATTTCATTGAGAGAACCTGCCATAACACTTCTCCTTTACTGAAAGACAGACTGGTCTTTGAATTCCTGAATAGCAGCATTCAATTCATCTATATCTGGCAAATCTTTTGTAACCCGAATGGTATCCAAAAGACCGTCATGGTGCAAGTCAAAGTAGGCATAAAGTTCTTCTTCAAAAGCCAAAATATCATCGATTGGTACTGAGTCCAAGAAACCATTTGTCAAGGCATAGAGAATAAGAACTTGTTTCTCAACTGGTAATGGTTTATGAAGCGGCTGCTTCAACACTTCTACTGTCCGACGTCCACGATTTAATTTCGCTTGAGTCGCAGCATCCAAATCTGAACCAAATTGAGTAAAGGCTTCTAATTCACGATAGGAAGCAAGGTCAATCCGAAGTGTACCTGCTACTTTTTTCATCGCCTTAATTTGGGCAGAACCACCAACACGGGATACCGATGAACCTGCATCAATCGCAGGGCGAATTCCTGAGTTGAACAAATCATCTTTCAAGAAAATTTGGCCGTCCGTGATTGAAATAACGTTGGTTGCGATATAGGCTGAGATATCTCCCGCCTGCGTTTCAATAAATGGTAAGGCAGTAATCGATCCACCGCCTAGTTCATCTGATACCTTAGCAGAGCGCTCTAACAAGCGACTGTGTAGATAAAAGACATCCCCTGGATAAGCTTCCCGACCTGGTGGCCGGCGAAGAAGTAGGGATAATTCACGGTAGGCAACCGCTTGTTTTGATAAATCATCGTAAACAACCAAGACATGTTTGCCTTCATACATGAATTCTTCTGCCATTGCAACGCCAGCATACGGCGCCAAGAAAAGCAATGGAGACGGTTGAGAAGCTGAAGCCGTTACCACAATCGTATAATCAAGCGCTCCATATTGACGAAGTGTTTCAACCTGAGTACGGACTGTCGATTCTTTTTGCCCAATTGCCACATAGATACAAATCATATCTTGATCTTTTTGATTCAAAATTGCATCAATGGCAATCGAGGTTTTCCCTGTTTGTCGGTCTCCGATAATCAACTCACGCTGACCACGACCAATTGGCACGAGGGCATCAATTGCCTTTAAGCCTGTTTGAAGAGGCTGGTTAACGGATTTCCGCTGCATCACACCTGGTGCCGGATACTCAATCGGTCTTGTCTTAGTAGTCCGAATTTCACCGAGTCCATCAACAGGCTGTCCAAGTGGATTCACCACACGTCCAATCAAGGCTTGACCAACTGGTACTTCCATGATTTTTCCAGTACGGCGAACAACCGAACCTTCCCGAATATCGGTGAAAGGTCCCAAGATGATAATCCCTACATCGACCGTTTCCAGATTTTGAGCCATTCCGATTGTACCATTTTCAAAAATCAGAAGCTCTCCACTCATGGCATTATCCAATCCGTGAGCACGGGCAATCCCGTCACCAATATAAGTTACAACTCCCGTCTCTGTATAGTCAAAATCGGGCTGAAACCCTTCAATTTGTTGTTTTAGTAAAGCGCTAATTTCTTGTGCATTAATCACCAAAAGAACACCACTTTCTATTTTCTAAAGTCTATTTCGAATTTCTTTCAATTGCGTCCGCACACTGGCATCGATAACCTTGTGGTTGACTGTCACAATAAAGCCACCCAAAACTTCTCTGTCAATTTCTTCTATAATATGACGAACTTTCAACGAAAAACGATTTTCTACCAGATGACGCACCTTTTCTTTTTGTTCCTCTGTCAATGGATAGACAGATACAATATGGGCATCAAACTCTTGCTTGCTCTTGCTGATCAACCGCAGGGCTGCTTCTAGCGTTTCAACGAGCAAATCAGCATGACCGTCACGCGCTACAGCTTCAATCATGTCATTGACTTCTCGGTAGGTTGATTGGCGAATCGCATGAACAAATTCAGCCTTTTCAGCATGAGAAACCGTTGCAGATAAGAGAATTCGATTTAATTTACTATCTTGAATAACCGTGAGAATAGCCGAGATTTGGTCATAAATCGTCCAGACATCCTCGCGATCATATACCTTATCAACGAATGATTGAGCATATTTTTGCACCAAGGCAGTTTCTCTAGCATTCATTATTCTTCTCCTAGCCTATCAATATAGCGACTAATCAATTCGCTATGCGCTTGCTGATCCAAATCCTCTAAGATAATTTTGCTAGCCAAATCAACTGCCAAATCTGCAACTTGAATGTGCAATTTCTCTTGAGCTTCTCGCTTCTCAGCTTCAATTTCCAAATCGGCTTTCTTTTTCAAGGCTTCGATTTCCACTTCAGCTTGTTCCAAAATGCGTTTTTTCTCTAGCTTTGCACGGTCAACAGCATCTTGAACAATCTTTTGTCCTTCTACACGGCCTTGTGCCAACTCTTGTTCTCGTTGTTGAACAAGATCTGAGGCTTCTGCTAATTTTTCTTCTGCTGCATCGATATCTCCTGAAATTTTTGCAGCACGTTCTTCAAAAATACCTGTAATTTTATCCCATGCGAAGAGGCGAATTGCCACAATCAATACGGCAAAAGAAGCCGTAACTAGAATAAAATTACCAAGCATGGTACTATTTATACTTAGTCCTGTAATCATGAATACCTACATCCTTTCCTATTCACCTTCACCTTGAATTTTCTTATTTAAATACATCGAAACCAGCATCACAAACACATAGGCTTGTAAGCAGGAAATAAAGATTGAAAAACCAGTCCAGATGACATTCAATAGGAAGGCAATGGGATAAGCAAACGCACTTTTTTGTGACATCTGCACCAATAGGGTTACCAAAATTTCACCGGCAAAG
Above is a window of Streptococcus sp. zg-86 DNA encoding:
- the atpF gene encoding F0F1 ATP synthase subunit B; this encodes MITGLSINSTMLGNFILVTASFAVLIVAIRLFAWDKITGIFEERAAKISGDIDAAEEKLAEASDLVQQREQELAQGRVEGQKIVQDAVDRAKLEKKRILEQAEVEIEALKKKADLEIEAEKREAQEKLHIQVADLAVDLASKIILEDLDQQAHSELISRYIDRLGEE